From one Lolium rigidum isolate FL_2022 chromosome 4, APGP_CSIRO_Lrig_0.1, whole genome shotgun sequence genomic stretch:
- the LOC124647180 gene encoding putative ripening-related protein 6 — translation MANARLVAVVATLVILLEVSTCAAARHHGKPDPCSGEDDGSMLGTLHKHKKPGHCPSPGGGVGGTPGIMTVNGFQKGEDGGGPSECDGKYHSDKTLIVALSTRWYAGGRRCHKPIRITSKQNGRTVVARVVDECDSNHGCKDNIVDTSQAVWDALGLDSNIGEVPVTWSDA, via the coding sequence ATGGCGAACGCCAGGCTTGTCGCAGTCGTTGCCACGCTCGTGATCCTCCTGGAGGTGTCAACGTGCGCCGCGGCCCGGCACCATGGCAAGCCGGACCCGTGCAGCGGCGAGGACGACGGATCCATGCTGGGTACGCTGCACAAGCACAAGAAGCCGGGCCACTGCCCGTCGCCGGGCGGTGGCGTCGGTGGCACCCCTGGCATCATGACGGTGAACGGGTTCCAGAAAGGGGAGGACGGCGGAGGCCCGTCGGAGTGCGATGGCAAGTACCACAGCGATAAGACCTTGATTGTGGCACTGTCGACGCGGTGGTACGCTGGCGGGCGGCGGTGCCACAAGCCGATCCGCATCACGAGCAAGCAAAACGGGCGCACTGTGGTGGCCCGAGTGGTGGACGAGTGCGACTCCAACCACGGCTGCAAGGACAATATTGTGGACACCTCTCAGGCCGTGTGGGATGCGCTCGGGCTCGACAGCAACATCGGCGAGGTGCCCGTCACCTGGTCCGACGCATGA